The Natronosporangium hydrolyticum nucleotide sequence ACCTGCCCGCTGATCGGGGCAAGGATTTCCCGAAGGTCGCTGAAACGCCTGGCGCCGCCGAAGAGGCAGTGGATGACCCACACCTTCCATCGTCCGCCGAGGCTTACGAGCCAGTCGACATCGCGACCGATCTGCTCGCTATACCACTCACCCCAATCGTGGAGCTGCCGCAGGATGGGCTCACACTCCGACCCGAGTTGCGTGAGCGAGTACTCGACCTTTGGTGGCACATGGCCCGAGACGTTGCGGCGTACGGCGCCCGTGCGCTCAAGTTCCCGAAGCTGCGACACGAGCGTCTGCCTTGTCGCCTGGGGTAGTAGCCGTCGCAGCTCGGAGAACCTCTTCGGGCCGTCAAGCAGGTGGTACATGCTCCAGAACATCCACTTGCCGCCGACGCCAGCGCCGACAAGTGGGCACACCAAGGACTTCTTCACCCGGGGCATCGGCACATCCTATCGCCGTTGGATGGTCACATAAGTTTGCCTGCTTCACGGGATAGGTCCCGTCGAATAGTTTCGG carries:
- a CDS encoding winged helix-turn-helix transcriptional regulator translates to MPRVKKSLVCPLVGAGVGGKWMFWSMYHLLDGPKRFSELRRLLPQATRQTLVSQLRELERTGAVRRNVSGHVPPKVEYSLTQLGSECEPILRQLHDWGEWYSEQIGRDVDWLVSLGGRWKVWVIHCLFGGARRFSDLREILAPISGQVLTRELRELNELDLVCRLPATPAAPRGAYALTHTGRSSEPMFRQLYAWGKWTSRQMGVAFDWPVDARPAWE